From Pirellulales bacterium, one genomic window encodes:
- a CDS encoding dockerin type I domain-containing protein: protein MKRISLLGFCGAAFLLAISVQRVHAQTTIADWTFESNGPVGTTTTEASFPAFSPETGAGSASAAHANALAVYTGPAGNGSSHSFSSNQWQVNDYYQFQVNTTGFSSISLTWDQASSTTGPKNWLLEYSTDPTFTTFTTFENYSVFASAVPPIGPPGAQPWTAGTNQPVFALRAGLGTAVGNLSTIYFRLVDSSTVSEGGNTPPVVATGGTDRVDNFIVTGLNPLYWDGNTSGVGGAHGSTDVWDQSSSANWSTSATGGSTVTYSTASTSPAQFDGTPGTVTVAGAGVNVQGGMIFNKDSYILSGGTITLDTSSNVLGNSVAVNNAGQTAKIYSQIDGTVGLQLSGAGTVLLDPTQNPTSHATEVFSGNLSLFSGTLSISKLSVLGTNYLNSGGGNLILSGGTLQITTPESDTFINNVTGNPSQNGGLDIPAGGTFTITGNLATDSGNPNDAPELTLFNKGTVVLNTSSGNNNFLSGVSFNDTGTLKITDGTGTLRLENSNTSVVNARNATGTATILGNISDLDIERTRTINVTSPTGALVINGNLSMGSGLSLDSIGTMTINGTVSVASDVAAQFTDAGTGLAIINGNLSAHENMQFSGTDEVDLNGLDNSGSNGSKPSASGLVFVSIGTSDAAGPVLKILNNNSLGSGTRTIEFNSGSLVNNSASVGPATTIEFPSAVTLSIGGEGSSNPAVFASGPNFTFDGSVNVFKASSATTNIPNVRFSVNNNTTFNNGWDPSTTFATGTPGTNAGVTIQGIGDLTVNGNTSFGEIYEDLPLTIQDHVTVDLNGAMKQFTSAGNAGTPWSAFSITLAGQSKLRIDPNGVLPTATALTFGSNTSGNSLNGGTLALQGHAQTLNTISLVAQSVTAATPLSTIDIGGTGGSLTFTGGATGWSTLSAPNGPYLRISNWVPNAGGATAGPAITPLIIGAGGSLTTQLAQIHFTGYTTGAQQLPSGEVIPAATSTPLLKGDVNDDGHVNSNDISSLEEALTNPTQYFADLATAGHPGFDVADLQDVGDLTSDGVVTNVDVQGLLNYLIAGHGNTAAVPEPSTLVLGLLGAVSAIGIGLKRRRAVA from the coding sequence ATGAAAAGAATTAGCCTCCTTGGATTTTGCGGCGCGGCATTTCTATTGGCAATTTCTGTGCAACGTGTGCATGCCCAAACCACCATTGCCGACTGGACCTTTGAAAGCAACGGACCGGTCGGAACCACAACGACAGAGGCGAGTTTTCCCGCGTTCAGCCCGGAAACAGGCGCGGGATCGGCTTCAGCGGCACATGCAAACGCTCTGGCAGTTTATACCGGACCCGCCGGAAATGGTTCGTCGCATTCCTTCAGTTCGAATCAATGGCAAGTGAACGATTACTATCAGTTCCAGGTGAACACAACGGGCTTCTCCAGCATTAGCTTGACCTGGGATCAGGCCAGCAGCACCACCGGCCCGAAAAACTGGCTGTTGGAATACAGCACCGACCCCACTTTTACTACTTTTACTACTTTCGAAAACTATTCGGTGTTCGCCAGCGCAGTGCCTCCTATTGGCCCTCCGGGCGCTCAGCCTTGGACGGCCGGGACAAATCAACCGGTATTCGCACTCCGGGCAGGGCTGGGCACGGCCGTGGGCAATCTATCGACGATTTATTTCCGCCTCGTCGACAGTTCCACGGTGAGTGAAGGAGGGAACACACCCCCTGTGGTCGCCACCGGCGGCACGGACCGCGTGGATAACTTCATTGTTACTGGACTTAACCCGTTGTACTGGGATGGGAACACGTCTGGTGTCGGCGGCGCCCATGGTTCCACGGATGTTTGGGACCAAAGCTCCAGTGCCAACTGGAGCACTAGCGCGACCGGCGGCAGCACCGTAACCTATAGCACTGCTTCCACATCTCCGGCACAATTCGACGGTACGCCTGGCACGGTCACGGTCGCCGGCGCCGGTGTCAATGTGCAAGGGGGAATGATTTTTAACAAAGACAGCTATATTCTTTCCGGCGGTACCATAACGCTCGATACATCGAGCAACGTGCTGGGAAATTCCGTGGCGGTCAATAATGCGGGGCAAACGGCCAAAATCTATTCGCAGATTGATGGAACCGTTGGCCTGCAGTTATCCGGCGCCGGGACGGTGTTGCTCGATCCGACGCAAAACCCCACGTCCCACGCCACGGAAGTTTTCTCGGGCAACCTGTCGTTGTTCAGCGGCACCCTTTCGATTTCCAAGCTCTCCGTATTAGGCACAAATTATCTGAATTCCGGGGGAGGCAATTTGATCCTGTCCGGAGGGACGCTCCAAATTACCACGCCTGAATCCGATACGTTTATCAACAACGTGACGGGAAATCCCAGCCAGAATGGCGGATTGGATATTCCCGCCGGCGGAACATTCACGATCACCGGCAACTTGGCGACCGACAGCGGCAACCCAAACGACGCTCCCGAACTCACGCTGTTCAACAAGGGAACCGTGGTCTTGAACACCTCCAGCGGAAATAACAATTTCCTGAGCGGCGTTTCCTTCAATGATACCGGCACGCTCAAAATTACCGATGGCACGGGAACGCTGCGCCTGGAAAATAGCAATACTTCCGTCGTCAATGCGCGAAACGCCACGGGAACGGCAACCATCCTTGGAAACATTTCCGACTTGGACATCGAGCGAACGAGAACCATCAATGTCACGTCCCCGACGGGCGCATTGGTCATCAATGGCAACCTCTCGATGGGTTCCGGCTTAAGCTTGGATTCCATCGGAACTATGACCATTAATGGAACCGTGTCGGTGGCCAGCGACGTCGCCGCCCAGTTCACCGATGCGGGCACCGGGTTGGCGATCATTAACGGGAATCTCAGCGCACATGAAAATATGCAGTTCTCCGGCACGGATGAGGTGGATCTGAACGGCCTGGATAACTCCGGAAGCAACGGTTCAAAACCGTCAGCCAGCGGCCTGGTGTTCGTGTCGATTGGAACCTCCGACGCCGCCGGCCCGGTCCTGAAGATTCTCAACAACAACAGTCTCGGCAGCGGCACCCGCACCATTGAATTCAACTCCGGATCGTTGGTGAACAACTCGGCATCGGTCGGACCGGCGACTACCATTGAGTTTCCCAGCGCTGTCACGCTGTCGATTGGTGGCGAAGGCTCCAGTAACCCGGCCGTTTTTGCGTCGGGTCCTAATTTCACGTTCGACGGCTCGGTAAACGTGTTCAAGGCAAGTAGCGCGACGACGAATATACCGAACGTGAGATTTAGCGTTAACAATAACACCACGTTCAATAACGGATGGGATCCCTCCACGACTTTCGCTACAGGAACCCCGGGCACCAACGCCGGCGTTACGATTCAGGGCATCGGCGATTTAACCGTCAACGGCAATACCTCGTTTGGCGAAATTTATGAAGATTTACCGCTGACCATTCAAGACCACGTGACGGTGGACCTGAACGGCGCCATGAAGCAATTCACTAGTGCTGGAAATGCCGGCACGCCTTGGAGTGCCTTTAGCATCACGCTGGCCGGCCAAAGCAAGCTGCGGATCGACCCCAACGGCGTGCTTCCCACAGCCACGGCATTAACCTTCGGTAGCAATACCAGCGGCAATAGCCTCAACGGCGGGACTTTGGCTCTCCAGGGGCACGCTCAAACATTGAACACCATTTCGCTGGTGGCGCAGTCCGTCACCGCGGCCACGCCGTTGTCGACCATCGACATAGGCGGCACGGGTGGCAGCCTCACGTTCACCGGCGGAGCGACAGGCTGGAGCACGTTGAGCGCTCCAAACGGCCCCTACTTGCGCATCAGCAATTGGGTGCCCAATGCCGGCGGTGCAACGGCCGGTCCGGCGATTACCCCGTTAATCATTGGCGCAGGCGGGAGCCTTACCACCCAACTAGCTCAAATCCATTTCACCGGTTATACCACCGGCGCCCAGCAACTGCCCAGCGGCGAGGTAATTCCGGCCGCGACTTCCACGCCGCTGCTCAAAGGGGACGTGAATGACGATGGGCACGTCAATTCCAACGATATTAGTTCGCTGGAAGAAGCCTTGACCAACCCAACTCAATATTTCGCCGATCTGGCAACCGCCGGCCATCCCGGATTCGATGTGGCCGATTTGCAAGATGTGGGCGACTTGACGAGCGATGGCGTTGTGACCAACGTCGATGTGCAAGGACTGTTGAATTATTTGATCGCAGGTCACGGGAATACCGCTGCTGTGCCCGAGCCCTCGACATTGGTTCTGGGACTGCTGGGCGCGGTAAGTGCGATTGGCATCGGCCTGAAGCGCCGCCGTGCGGTTGCATAA
- a CDS encoding dihydroorotate dehydrogenase electron transfer subunit: MSNPLHAPFFADRASWIETTVMENIRLARDTYRVRFACPEIARQITPGQFVMLRCAGVDDPLLGRPLALYDTVLSSGGEPLGLDIVYLVTGKFTRRVANSPAGQSLEVWGPLGNGFPPQTVEHLIMVAGGIGQTPFLALAAEHRGHKRYGQPKRGVPHPKKITFCYGARRADYFAGLDDFRRLGIDIRLSTDDGSAGHHGFVTDVLRELLAEPDGSTAPSRQIVCCGPEPMMAAVAKIAQDYQTPCQVSLETPMTCGIGICFTCVAKVSQSDGGWDYKRTCVEGPIFAAEQIVW, translated from the coding sequence ATGAGTAACCCGCTGCACGCACCGTTTTTTGCGGATCGCGCTTCATGGATAGAAACGACCGTGATGGAAAACATCCGGCTGGCGCGCGACACGTATCGTGTACGATTTGCTTGTCCGGAAATTGCTCGTCAGATTACGCCGGGTCAATTTGTCATGCTCCGGTGCGCGGGTGTCGACGATCCGCTTTTGGGGCGGCCGCTGGCGCTGTACGACACCGTGCTTTCGTCCGGCGGCGAGCCGCTGGGGCTGGACATCGTGTATCTGGTCACGGGCAAATTTACACGCCGCGTGGCCAATAGCCCAGCAGGTCAATCGTTGGAAGTTTGGGGCCCGCTGGGAAATGGCTTTCCGCCGCAAACTGTCGAGCATTTAATTATGGTGGCCGGCGGAATAGGCCAAACGCCTTTCCTCGCCCTGGCCGCCGAGCATCGGGGTCACAAACGCTACGGTCAGCCCAAGCGAGGCGTTCCGCATCCCAAGAAAATTACATTTTGCTATGGTGCACGGCGCGCCGATTATTTCGCCGGGCTGGATGATTTCCGCCGTCTGGGCATCGACATTCGCTTAAGCACCGACGACGGATCGGCCGGGCATCATGGCTTTGTAACGGATGTGTTGCGGGAATTGCTGGCTGAACCTGACGGATCGACGGCGCCCTCTCGCCAAATCGTCTGCTGCGGTCCGGAACCCATGATGGCCGCCGTGGCGAAAATCGCCCAAGATTACCAAACGCCTTGCCAGGTTTCGCTGGAAACGCCCATGACTTGCGGCATTGGCATTTGCTTTACGTGTGTGGCCAAAGTGAGCCAATCGGACGGCGGATGGGATTACAAACGTACCTGCGTCGAAGGACCGATTTTCGCCGCCGAACAAATTGTGTGGTGA
- a CDS encoding pseudouridine synthase, which yields MRLQKILAAAGIGSRRQCEELIRQGRVDVDGQTVTELGIRVDPIQQKIRVDSELVHRPKRKLYFLVNKPAGVLSTNHDPSGRPRVIDFAPSQQRLFTVGRLDQSSSGLILVTNDGVLTDLLTHPRYGVEKIYVALVAGVPTPEALAKLQRGVHLAEGYAHAKRVSVRRSHRHSTLLEIVLDEGRNREVRRLLARIGHKVLSLKRVAMGPLRLGNLQPGETRPLRQEEIEQLYAAAQEGRKSGKRPRKNGRGDRAESSGSAGSGRRSGKGTGVDPIIDKSLPVDADLDPGDSAFTPSSKEDFNHGAKLSDESDDWESEDDMESDEREVDEEMDEAEIEASKDRMAGIEISPIDVSPLGANRDRRNKARTVIGGERSPSPRVHGRKKRRRDRQRGRGKRDRR from the coding sequence GTGCGCCTGCAAAAAATTTTGGCGGCGGCGGGAATTGGCAGTCGGCGGCAATGCGAAGAACTGATTCGTCAGGGGCGCGTTGATGTCGATGGCCAAACGGTTACGGAATTGGGAATTCGAGTTGATCCCATCCAACAAAAAATCCGCGTCGACAGCGAGTTGGTTCATCGCCCCAAACGCAAATTGTACTTTTTGGTCAACAAGCCAGCGGGCGTTCTTTCTACGAATCACGATCCTTCGGGCCGGCCGCGCGTGATCGATTTTGCGCCCAGTCAGCAGCGGCTGTTTACGGTGGGCCGGCTCGATCAATCGAGCTCGGGATTAATTTTGGTTACTAACGACGGCGTCTTGACCGACTTGCTCACGCATCCGCGCTATGGAGTGGAAAAAATCTACGTGGCCTTGGTGGCAGGAGTTCCCACGCCGGAAGCACTGGCAAAATTGCAACGCGGCGTGCATTTGGCCGAAGGATACGCCCATGCCAAGCGCGTCAGCGTGCGCCGCAGCCACCGCCACAGCACGCTGTTGGAAATCGTGCTGGATGAAGGCCGCAATCGCGAAGTCCGCCGGCTGCTGGCGCGGATCGGTCACAAAGTGCTGTCGCTGAAACGGGTGGCAATGGGCCCGCTGCGGCTGGGGAATTTGCAGCCTGGAGAAACCCGGCCCCTGCGTCAGGAGGAAATCGAGCAACTGTATGCAGCCGCACAGGAGGGGCGCAAATCTGGCAAGCGACCACGCAAAAATGGCCGAGGAGATCGTGCGGAATCCAGCGGTTCGGCCGGGTCAGGCCGCCGAAGCGGAAAAGGAACCGGCGTTGATCCAATCATCGATAAATCGCTGCCGGTTGATGCGGATTTAGACCCAGGGGATTCTGCGTTTACGCCCAGCAGCAAGGAGGATTTTAATCACGGCGCTAAATTGAGTGACGAATCCGATGATTGGGAATCGGAAGATGACATGGAATCAGACGAACGGGAAGTGGACGAGGAGATGGATGAGGCAGAAATCGAGGCCAGTAAAGACAGAATGGCTGGCATCGAAATTTCGCCTATCGATGTTAGCCCCTTGGGCGCCAATCGGGACCGTCGGAACAAAGCACGTACCGTGATTGGAGGCGAACGGAGCCCGTCGCCGCGAGTGCACGGGCGGAAAAAGCGTCGTCGTGATCGGCAACGAGGGCGCGGCAAGCGCGACCGTCGATGA
- a CDS encoding SCO family protein yields MKSKALVFWLMLAVVSSAAYGSWLAWRTFHGEEPRHANTPAWQANYPPAPPAGPPIKDFKLVERSGRQFDSSELKGHVWVSSFFFASCPGPCWQQNQALKAVSEEFKNTDLRLVSITCDPKNDSPEVLSRYADRLSADPFRWVFLTGDLEYIKRIGHDVFLQYVQEGSHLNRALVIDRQGQIRNSFDLLDASKLEELKTLVRQLLDEKPAAEANPASDATDSASNAAQAP; encoded by the coding sequence ATGAAAAGCAAAGCGCTGGTGTTTTGGTTGATGTTGGCCGTGGTAAGTTCGGCAGCGTACGGCTCATGGCTGGCTTGGCGCACCTTTCATGGCGAGGAACCGCGACATGCCAACACGCCGGCTTGGCAAGCAAACTATCCGCCGGCGCCCCCGGCGGGCCCACCGATTAAAGATTTCAAACTGGTGGAGCGCAGCGGCCGCCAGTTCGATTCCAGCGAATTGAAAGGGCATGTGTGGGTTAGCAGCTTTTTCTTTGCCAGTTGCCCCGGTCCTTGCTGGCAGCAAAACCAGGCGTTGAAGGCGGTTTCGGAAGAATTCAAGAATACCGATTTGCGGTTGGTGAGCATTACCTGCGATCCCAAAAATGATTCCCCCGAGGTGCTTTCCCGATATGCCGACCGCCTTTCGGCCGATCCGTTCCGCTGGGTGTTTTTGACCGGCGACTTGGAGTACATCAAACGCATTGGCCACGATGTTTTTCTGCAGTACGTTCAGGAAGGCTCGCACTTGAATCGCGCGCTGGTGATCGATCGTCAGGGCCAAATTCGCAACAGCTTTGATTTGCTGGATGCATCAAAACTCGAGGAATTGAAAACGCTGGTTCGGCAACTGCTAGACGAAAAGCCGGCTGCCGAGGCCAATCCCGCCAGCGACGCGACAGACTCCGCCAGCAATGCCGCACAGGCACCGTGA
- a CDS encoding DUF420 domain-containing protein → MPRVIEYLPTVNASLNATATVLLIAGYWLIKQRRETAHKWVMLAAFGVSMLFLACYLTYHVQAGHVKFLGPEPVRTVYLAILISHVILAAAVPVLAGRTIYLGLRDRREAHRRWSQWTFPIWLYVSITGVVIYLMLYHLYPSSRIDDTINTPVVVTGG, encoded by the coding sequence GTGCCCCGCGTGATCGAATATTTGCCCACCGTCAACGCTTCGCTCAACGCCACGGCCACCGTGCTGTTGATTGCCGGGTATTGGCTGATCAAGCAGCGGCGGGAAACAGCTCACAAATGGGTGATGCTGGCCGCATTTGGCGTGTCGATGCTGTTTTTGGCGTGCTATCTCACTTACCATGTTCAGGCAGGCCATGTGAAGTTCCTGGGCCCGGAGCCGGTTCGCACGGTGTACCTTGCGATTCTCATCAGCCACGTCATTTTGGCGGCCGCGGTGCCTGTTTTAGCCGGACGAACCATTTACTTGGGCTTGCGCGATCGGCGGGAAGCGCACCGCCGCTGGTCGCAATGGACGTTTCCCATTTGGCTCTATGTTTCGATTACGGGAGTGGTGATTTATTTGATGCTGTATCATCTCTACCCGTCCAGCAGAATCGACGATACAATCAATACGCCTGTAGTTGTGACCGGAGGGTAA
- a CDS encoding DUF983 domain-containing protein: MSLQNSTPLPPDENIAAAAVGNRTAGRSLGTLLWRAARLRCPVCGQGRLFRGWFRMYEVCECCGFRFERSPGYWLGSIFVNYGLTALIVTGAYFALYFTEALPQDWIMRLLLAFCVLFPLWFFRYARSAWIAIDMYFDPEPPAKITAASTTERKR; the protein is encoded by the coding sequence ATGAGCTTGCAGAATTCTACTCCTCTTCCGCCGGACGAAAACATCGCTGCGGCCGCAGTAGGTAATCGAACCGCCGGGCGATCGTTGGGCACACTGCTGTGGCGAGCCGCTCGGCTGCGCTGCCCCGTCTGCGGCCAAGGCCGATTATTTCGCGGCTGGTTCCGCATGTACGAAGTGTGCGAATGTTGTGGCTTTCGTTTCGAGCGCAGCCCCGGTTACTGGCTGGGTTCAATTTTTGTGAACTACGGCCTGACGGCGCTCATCGTGACTGGGGCCTATTTTGCGCTGTACTTCACCGAAGCCTTACCGCAAGACTGGATTATGCGGTTGCTATTGGCTTTTTGCGTGCTGTTTCCGCTCTGGTTTTTTCGCTATGCCCGCAGTGCCTGGATTGCCATCGATATGTACTTTGATCCCGAACCACCGGCGAAAATTACAGCGGCCAGCACAACCGAGCGAAAACGATAG
- a CDS encoding type I phosphomannose isomerase catalytic subunit codes for MLSLYPLRFEPLLRRYIWGGRKLGMLLGKPIGEESDYAESWEVVDRGADQSCVAFGPLAGTTLGELMRTGGAELLGLHHPQAGFPLLFKFLDCERTLSVQVHPTDAQAAQLHPPDLGKTEAWVVLEAEPGSVIYAGLKRGFDRAALEREVQRGTCELCLHRLEPRPGDCLFLPAGAVHALGAGLVIAEIQQSSDATFRLFDWNRLDADGRPRPLHIEQALAAIDYSLGPLHLQQPQPTEQAHVQRLVACEKFVLDRWRLTQPQSIGGDGRFHLLAVLEGDLQIAGDPAPQPAEHGQTWLLPAALGKCELIPVRSATLLDIYLP; via the coding sequence ATGCTGTCGCTTTATCCATTGCGATTTGAACCCTTGTTGCGGCGTTACATTTGGGGCGGCCGCAAATTGGGCATGCTGTTGGGCAAGCCGATTGGCGAAGAAAGCGATTACGCCGAAAGCTGGGAAGTGGTCGATCGGGGGGCCGATCAAAGTTGCGTGGCCTTTGGGCCGCTGGCCGGGACTACGCTGGGTGAATTGATGCGCACCGGCGGCGCGGAGCTGCTGGGACTCCATCATCCGCAGGCGGGCTTTCCCTTGCTGTTCAAGTTTCTCGATTGCGAGCGAACCTTGTCGGTGCAAGTGCATCCGACCGATGCCCAGGCGGCCCAATTGCATCCGCCGGATTTAGGCAAAACCGAGGCGTGGGTGGTGTTGGAGGCTGAGCCGGGAAGCGTCATTTACGCGGGGCTGAAGCGCGGGTTCGATCGCGCGGCACTGGAGCGCGAAGTGCAGCGCGGCACCTGCGAATTGTGCTTGCACCGCTTGGAGCCACGGCCGGGCGATTGCTTATTCCTCCCCGCCGGCGCGGTGCACGCCCTGGGCGCTGGTTTGGTGATTGCGGAAATTCAACAATCCAGCGACGCCACGTTTCGCCTGTTCGATTGGAACCGCCTGGACGCCGATGGCCGTCCGCGCCCGTTGCACATTGAACAAGCGCTAGCGGCCATCGATTACTCGTTAGGCCCGCTACATCTTCAGCAACCGCAGCCGACGGAGCAGGCCCACGTGCAGCGATTGGTAGCGTGCGAAAAGTTCGTGCTCGATCGCTGGCGGCTGACGCAACCGCAATCGATTGGCGGCGACGGACGGTTTCATCTGCTAGCGGTGCTGGAAGGCGATCTTCAAATCGCCGGCGATCCTGCGCCGCAGCCGGCCGAACATGGTCAAACTTGGTTGCTGCCGGCCGCACTAGGAAAGTGCGAACTAATTCCCGTGCGGTCCGCCACGCTACTGGATATTTATCTCCCGTAA